One window of Hymenobacter sp. BRD128 genomic DNA carries:
- a CDS encoding heme A synthase, which translates to MTVASIYLLILVGGIVRATGSGMGCPDWPKCFGQWVPPTEASQLPANYKQVYTAQRVAKNQKLARTLASLGFRQVAGEIFAHPTQYIETDFNATKTWIEYLNRLLGALIGIFVFVTALVAWPYWRRDRPVFWLAVASWLLTGFQGWLGSLVVSTNLLPVMVTIHMGLALLIVALLLYAAHRARWARVENELNQQLELETLGGQDDEEIATATGLRWLLWLALALTFTQIIIGTQVREQIDQIASAAGYAQRDTWVDKLGSVFEAHRTLSALVVLANVYVGYQVWQLAVPVLRRLVVATWVVLGLEMVAGITLAYFALPAFVQPIHLTLATLLFGTQFLTLLALRRLARLGALPATPMLQAAQ; encoded by the coding sequence TTGACCGTAGCAAGTATTTACCTGTTGATTTTGGTTGGGGGCATCGTGCGGGCTACCGGCTCGGGCATGGGCTGTCCCGACTGGCCCAAGTGTTTCGGGCAATGGGTGCCGCCTACCGAGGCTAGCCAACTGCCCGCCAACTATAAGCAGGTATATACCGCGCAGCGCGTAGCTAAGAACCAAAAGCTGGCCCGCACGCTGGCTAGCCTGGGTTTCCGGCAGGTAGCAGGGGAAATATTCGCGCACCCCACGCAGTACATCGAAACCGATTTTAATGCCACTAAAACTTGGATTGAATACCTCAATCGACTCCTGGGGGCACTTATCGGCATCTTCGTTTTTGTGACGGCACTGGTGGCGTGGCCCTACTGGCGGCGCGACCGGCCGGTGTTCTGGCTGGCGGTGGCTAGCTGGCTGCTCACTGGCTTCCAAGGCTGGCTAGGGTCGCTGGTTGTCTCCACCAATTTGTTACCCGTGATGGTAACGATTCATATGGGCCTGGCGCTCCTCATTGTGGCGCTGCTGCTTTACGCCGCCCACCGGGCACGCTGGGCCAGAGTGGAGAACGAATTAAACCAACAACTGGAACTTGAAACCCTGGGCGGCCAGGACGACGAAGAAATAGCCACTGCTACTGGCCTGCGCTGGCTACTATGGCTAGCCCTGGCACTCACTTTTACTCAGATTATTATCGGCACGCAGGTGCGGGAGCAGATTGACCAGATTGCCTCGGCGGCGGGCTATGCGCAGCGCGACACCTGGGTTGACAAACTGGGTAGCGTATTTGAGGCGCACCGCACCCTATCGGCCCTAGTGGTACTGGCCAACGTGTATGTAGGCTACCAGGTGTGGCAGCTGGCGGTGCCGGTGCTGCGGCGGCTCGTGGTGGCCACCTGGGTGGTGCTGGGGCTGGAAATGGTAGCCGGCATCACGCTCGCCTATTTTGCGCTGCCGGCTTTTGTGCAGCCCATACACCTCACGCTGGCTACGCTGCTTTTTGGCACGCAGTTTTTGACGCTGCTAGCCTTGCGGCGGTTGGCTCGGCTAGGAGCGTTGCCGGCTACCCCAATGCTGCAAGCAGCCCAATAA